Proteins encoded together in one Streptomyces sp. TLI_171 window:
- a CDS encoding ATP-binding cassette domain-containing protein, whose amino-acid sequence MSGSLTTARPARTTAVGRAASGTASRRAAGWRLLGRELASRPRPLVRVALWSAVEAGPPLLSGVLIAAALDRGFLAHRPWAGLGWLLLFGLALALRAAAVRRIFPALSAVVEPLRDALVRRTVTGSLHAWTTGREPQDAGAVARLTEQVETVRNLVAALLRTFRQTAFALAAAVLGVAALSGRIALLVLPFTGLALLVLAGLLRTLTARQHSVVLADEALAREAGPVLDALRDVTACGATARAGAVLDAATDTQARAVAALGRAAAGRRAVVLIGAQLPLLAVVLALPGLVADGLLSAGAAAGAVTYLVTGLDPALRSLTTLLGTWGVQLDAVLGRLAETTAAAPTAAGTPDAAPPGPGALAARGLTFRYGPHAAPVVDGLDLDLAPGDHLAVTGPSGIGKSTLALLLTGLETPSAGGVRLDGVPLEQLPAARLRREVALIPQEAYVFAGTVRENLCYLAPDAEPAAIGDTVRALGLGPLLERLGGLDAELAAPGELSAGERQLIALARVHLSPARLTVLDEASCHLDPAAEARVEAAFAARPGTLVVIAHRAASARRARRVLHLDGVSAHLSSGAAKVS is encoded by the coding sequence GTGTCCGGTTCGCTGACCACCGCCCGACCCGCCCGTACCACCGCGGTCGGCCGGGCCGCATCCGGCACCGCCTCGCGGCGGGCGGCCGGGTGGCGGCTGCTCGGGCGTGAACTCGCCTCCCGGCCGCGCCCGCTGGTGCGGGTCGCACTCTGGTCGGCGGTGGAGGCCGGGCCGCCGCTGCTCTCGGGGGTGCTGATCGCCGCCGCCCTCGACCGCGGGTTCCTGGCCCACCGCCCGTGGGCCGGGCTCGGCTGGCTGCTGCTGTTCGGCCTGGCCCTCGCGCTGCGGGCCGCCGCGGTGCGCCGGATCTTCCCCGCGCTCAGCGCGGTCGTCGAACCGCTCCGGGACGCCCTGGTCCGACGGACCGTCACCGGCTCGCTGCACGCCTGGACCACGGGCCGCGAGCCGCAGGACGCCGGGGCGGTCGCCCGTCTCACCGAGCAGGTCGAGACCGTCCGCAACCTGGTCGCCGCCCTGCTGCGGACCTTCCGGCAGACCGCGTTCGCGCTGGCCGCGGCCGTGCTCGGCGTGGCCGCGCTGTCCGGCCGGATCGCCCTGCTGGTGCTGCCGTTCACCGGCCTCGCCCTGCTGGTGCTGGCCGGCCTGCTGCGCACCCTGACAGCCCGTCAGCACTCCGTGGTGCTCGCCGACGAGGCCCTCGCCCGGGAGGCCGGGCCCGTCCTGGACGCGCTGCGCGACGTCACCGCCTGCGGGGCCACGGCCCGGGCCGGTGCCGTCCTCGACGCGGCCACCGACACCCAGGCGCGCGCCGTCGCCGCACTCGGCCGGGCCGCCGCGGGCCGCCGGGCCGTGGTGCTGATCGGGGCCCAACTCCCGCTGCTCGCCGTCGTCCTGGCACTGCCGGGGCTGGTCGCCGACGGGCTCCTCAGCGCCGGAGCGGCCGCCGGGGCCGTCACCTACCTGGTCACCGGGCTCGACCCCGCGCTGCGCTCGCTCACCACCCTGCTCGGCACCTGGGGGGTCCAACTCGACGCGGTGCTAGGCCGGTTGGCCGAGACCACCGCCGCCGCTCCGACGGCCGCCGGCACCCCCGACGCCGCCCCGCCGGGCCCCGGCGCGCTCGCCGCCCGCGGACTCACCTTCCGCTACGGGCCGCACGCCGCCCCCGTCGTCGACGGCCTCGACCTCGACCTCGCGCCCGGCGACCACCTCGCCGTCACCGGCCCCAGCGGGATCGGCAAGTCCACCCTCGCCCTGCTGCTCACCGGCCTGGAGACCCCGTCGGCGGGCGGCGTCCGGCTCGACGGCGTCCCGCTGGAACAGTTGCCCGCCGCCCGGCTGCGCCGCGAGGTGGCGCTGATCCCGCAGGAGGCGTACGTCTTCGCGGGCACCGTGCGGGAGAACCTCTGCTACCTCGCCCCCGACGCCGAACCGGCCGCGATCGGGGACACCGTCCGGGCGCTGGGCCTCGGTCCGCTGCTCGAACGGCTGGGCGGGCTGGACGCCGAGCTGGCCGCCCCCGGCGAACTCTCGGCGGGGGAACGCCAGTTGATCGCCCTGGCCCGGGTCCACCTGTCGCCCGCCCGACTCACCGTCCTCGATGAGGCGAGCTGCCACCTGGACCCCGCCGCCGAGGCCCGGGTGGAGGCCGCGTTCGCGGCCCGGCCCGGCACCCTGGTGGTGATCGCCCACCGTGCCGCCTCCGCCCGTCGGGCCCGCCGGGTGCTGCACCTGGACGGTGTCAGCGCGCACCTCAGCTCCGGTGCGGCGAAGGTGAGTTGA
- a CDS encoding ABC transporter ATP-binding protein, with product MKPRRRTADAARPVNPARAGDRLLSAAVRRAPGWTAALAAASLTAAACTLALPAAAAAAVDAALRGTAPLTAVATLAVLLLLVAAADMLAAAAGPAATAAATAQLRRRLTAHILAVGPAAVRAFPAGDLNSRLVGATARAASAGPALVGAAAAAATSLGGLVALAVLDWRPALAFLLTAAPAVLVMRRFLAGSSELSLAYQRAVGRIAARLAEAMRGVRTIRAAGTADREAERVLAPLPELAAAGGNLWLAQAGAVWRMGLLLPLVEVAVLGTAGLGVEAGRLTSGQLLAAAGYAALGTALFNQADALMGLAAARAGARRLVDVLDLPIPPAGTREPVDGPGELELRAVTVRVDGRTVLDGVRLTVPAGALLAVVGRSGSGRSTLAELAARLRDPDEGAVLLDGLPLAELREDALRTTVACAFARPGLPGGTLAEAIAYGRPDAGEQAVRDAARAAEIAGFVDRLPAGYRTPVAEAPMSGGEAQRLGLARAVAQDAKVLVLDDALSSLDSATAAKIETVLTDTLADRTRLLITHRAATAARADLVAWLDAGRLRATGRHADLWAAHPDYRAVFDTDLPPDGSSASASDRASEGFPCPVR from the coding sequence ATGAAGCCTCGCCGCCGAACCGCCGACGCCGCACGGCCGGTGAACCCGGCGCGGGCAGGCGACCGGCTGCTGTCCGCGGCGGTGCGCCGGGCCCCCGGCTGGACCGCCGCGCTGGCCGCCGCCAGCCTGACCGCCGCCGCCTGCACCCTCGCCCTGCCCGCCGCCGCGGCCGCCGCCGTCGACGCCGCCCTGCGCGGGACCGCCCCGCTCACCGCCGTCGCCACCCTCGCCGTCCTGCTGCTGCTGGTCGCCGCCGCCGACATGCTCGCCGCCGCCGCCGGCCCCGCAGCCACCGCCGCAGCCACCGCCCAGCTGCGCCGCCGACTCACCGCGCACATCCTCGCGGTGGGTCCCGCCGCCGTCCGGGCGTTCCCGGCCGGCGACCTGAACAGCCGGCTGGTCGGCGCGACCGCCCGGGCCGCCTCCGCCGGACCGGCCCTGGTCGGGGCCGCGGCCGCCGCGGCGACCTCACTCGGCGGACTGGTCGCCCTGGCCGTCCTGGACTGGCGGCCGGCCCTCGCCTTCCTGCTCACCGCCGCCCCCGCCGTCCTGGTGATGCGCCGCTTCCTGGCCGGCTCGTCCGAACTGTCGCTCGCCTACCAGCGGGCCGTCGGCCGGATCGCCGCCAGGCTCGCCGAGGCGATGCGGGGCGTGCGGACCATCCGGGCCGCCGGAACCGCCGACCGCGAGGCCGAGCGGGTCCTCGCCCCGCTGCCCGAACTCGCCGCCGCCGGAGGGAACCTGTGGCTCGCCCAGGCCGGCGCGGTCTGGCGGATGGGCCTGCTGCTGCCGCTGGTCGAGGTCGCCGTCCTGGGCACCGCCGGCCTCGGCGTCGAAGCGGGACGCCTGACCTCCGGTCAGCTGCTGGCCGCCGCCGGCTACGCGGCGCTCGGCACCGCGCTGTTCAACCAGGCCGACGCCCTGATGGGCCTGGCCGCCGCCCGGGCCGGCGCCCGCCGCCTGGTGGACGTCCTCGACCTGCCGATCCCGCCCGCCGGCACCCGCGAACCCGTGGACGGGCCCGGCGAGTTGGAGCTGCGCGCGGTCACCGTCCGGGTCGACGGCCGCACCGTGCTGGACGGCGTCCGGCTCACCGTCCCCGCGGGCGCGCTGCTCGCCGTCGTCGGCCGCTCCGGCTCCGGGCGCAGCACCCTCGCCGAACTCGCCGCCCGCCTGCGCGACCCCGACGAGGGCGCCGTCCTGCTCGACGGACTGCCGCTCGCCGAACTCCGCGAGGACGCCCTGCGCACCACCGTCGCCTGCGCCTTCGCCCGCCCCGGCCTGCCCGGTGGCACGCTCGCCGAAGCCATCGCCTACGGCCGGCCCGATGCCGGCGAACAGGCCGTCCGGGACGCCGCGCGCGCCGCCGAGATCGCCGGCTTCGTCGACCGGCTGCCGGCCGGCTACCGCACCCCCGTCGCCGAGGCTCCGATGTCCGGCGGCGAGGCCCAGCGGCTGGGCCTGGCCCGGGCCGTCGCCCAGGACGCCAAGGTGCTGGTCCTCGACGACGCGCTGTCCAGCCTGGACTCGGCCACCGCGGCGAAGATCGAGACGGTCCTGACCGACACCCTCGCCGACCGCACCCGTCTGCTGATCACCCACCGGGCCGCCACCGCGGCCCGCGCCGACCTGGTCGCCTGGCTGGACGCGGGCCGCCTGCGCGCCACCGGCCGCCACGCCGACCTGTGGGCCGCCCACCCCGACTACCGGGCCGTCTTCGACACCGACCTGCCGCCCGACGGGAGTTCGGCCTCCGCGTCCGATCGCGCCTCCGAGGGGTTCCCGTGTCCGGTTCGCTGA
- a CDS encoding prolyl oligopeptidase family serine peptidase codes for MSTATLAPAATVHHRLSAAFTTDGTRLACLAAHTDGRCTAELWNLTGPAPQRTELRAAHEAETPRTQVLPLPDGRLLLCRSTPGRHDLRTATPGDHRTRPLGTLYHPAVRLLPWPGPEGLAALVTTDSRRRSTLRLLAGPGPDLQTLAELPGGLLGGDWLDPHRLLALHYTDGTAHGIVVETRTGRAEPLPGAEPGERPLLAAPRTGQLLVAVPTATGSHRLGLRPLDGHTPTRHPEGLNSLPGGIRPLAFDPTGTRLAVRSDRGAAARILVHRLDTDTATELPAPPGTFGDRAHWTRTGLHLLHSSPERPTAPLRLPAAPEAAPVAGVRQLAGADGPLEAVVYGDPGTAEHAVLALHGGPETAWRLEYDPLLAEFAAAGLAVLALNQRGSTGYGPAHRDAIRQDWGGPDLADVLTVGHRLARERAARGLEPPALYGISYGAWLALLAGTDPHAPWSRCAAVAPFRSVPHLAATGAPGVRAMLHRLGAPAEPAAERDLHRRADRIRVPLLLLHGEQDEVVPVAHSRELHAHLRDLGRDVHYREIPGAGHHPVTGPSGPAVRAALTDFLRTGAH; via the coding sequence ATGAGCACCGCGACCCTCGCCCCCGCCGCCACCGTCCACCACCGCCTGTCCGCCGCGTTCACCACCGACGGCACCCGACTGGCCTGCCTCGCCGCCCACACCGACGGCCGCTGCACCGCCGAACTGTGGAACCTCACCGGCCCCGCCCCGCAGCGCACCGAACTGCGCGCCGCCCACGAGGCCGAGACCCCGCGCACCCAGGTCCTGCCACTGCCCGACGGACGCCTGCTGCTCTGCCGCAGCACCCCCGGACGGCACGACCTGCGCACCGCCACCCCCGGCGACCACCGCACCCGGCCGCTCGGCACCCTGTACCACCCGGCCGTCCGCCTGCTGCCGTGGCCCGGCCCCGAAGGACTCGCCGCCCTCGTCACCACCGACAGCCGGCGCCGCTCCACCCTGCGCCTGCTGGCCGGGCCCGGCCCCGACCTGCAGACCCTCGCCGAACTCCCCGGCGGCCTGCTCGGCGGCGACTGGCTCGACCCGCACCGCCTGCTCGCCCTGCACTACACCGACGGCACCGCCCACGGCATCGTCGTCGAGACCCGCACCGGCCGCGCCGAACCGCTGCCCGGCGCCGAACCCGGCGAACGCCCGTTGCTCGCCGCCCCGCGCACCGGACAACTGCTCGTCGCCGTCCCCACCGCCACCGGCAGCCACCGCCTCGGCCTGCGCCCGCTCGACGGCCACACCCCCACCCGCCACCCCGAAGGCCTCAACTCCCTTCCCGGCGGCATCCGCCCACTCGCCTTCGACCCCACCGGAACCCGGCTCGCCGTCCGCTCCGACCGCGGCGCGGCCGCCCGGATCCTGGTCCACCGGCTCGACACCGACACCGCCACCGAACTCCCCGCCCCGCCCGGCACCTTCGGCGACCGCGCCCACTGGACCCGCACCGGCCTGCACCTGCTGCACAGCAGCCCCGAACGGCCCACCGCGCCGCTCCGCCTGCCGGCCGCACCCGAGGCCGCCCCGGTCGCCGGCGTCCGACAACTGGCCGGCGCGGACGGGCCGTTGGAAGCCGTGGTGTACGGCGACCCGGGCACCGCCGAGCACGCCGTGCTCGCCCTGCACGGCGGACCCGAGACCGCCTGGCGGCTCGAGTACGACCCGCTGCTCGCCGAGTTCGCCGCCGCCGGCCTCGCCGTCCTCGCCCTCAACCAGCGCGGCAGCACCGGCTACGGCCCCGCCCACCGCGACGCCATCCGGCAGGACTGGGGCGGCCCCGACCTCGCCGACGTCCTGACGGTCGGTCACCGGCTGGCCCGCGAACGCGCCGCCCGCGGCCTCGAACCGCCCGCCCTCTACGGCATCAGCTACGGCGCCTGGCTGGCCCTGCTCGCCGGCACCGACCCGCACGCGCCCTGGTCGCGCTGCGCCGCCGTCGCCCCGTTCCGCTCCGTTCCGCACCTCGCCGCCACCGGCGCCCCCGGCGTCCGCGCCATGCTGCACCGCCTGGGCGCACCCGCCGAGCCCGCCGCCGAACGCGACCTGCACCGGCGTGCCGACCGGATCCGCGTCCCGCTGCTGCTCCTGCACGGCGAACAGGACGAGGTGGTGCCCGTCGCCCACTCCCGCGAGCTGCACGCGCACCTGCGCGACCTCGGCCGGGACGTCCACTACCGCGAGATCCCCGGAGCCGGCCACCACCCGGTCACCGGCCCCAGCGGCCCCGCCGTCCGGGCCGCCCTCACCGACTTCCTCCGCACGGGCGCGCACTGA
- the lanL gene encoding class IV lanthionine synthetase LanL, producing MSGGQAVAEREGTAADSTPQAPEALEAALRTVMERQGAAGWELRAEEFWTRLLPPDHRPRTQGWKLHVSATPASAPQVLAAAAGRLLALGCAFKYAGTLERAEALVSGRYDRAGAGKFLTAYPDDDAHALRVAEALDRATDGLAGQRILSDRPYRPGSLVHYRYGAFRGRRVLGNDGSYEIRLIGPDGSTVRDERRPAYTPPAWVSCPFPEPPAARVTPPGRREPERVLLAGRFEVRGAIRHANKGGVYRAVDRDSGAPVILKQARRHTAAHPNGEDARDALRHEAAALDRLLGVTGVPRKLALFEHGGDVFLAQSTVPGIALRRWTEQQLTGPAGLTGLPIPQVLAVAREITDLVAAAHARGLVLRDLTPNNLMIDTDGRIGLVDLELATRPGTPVHRAGTPGYAAPEQMAAERRSAAPESTADLYSLGAVLYHLATGADPVFAEDEPPARTLTQRLADLLATAGVRNPAARRLEPLILALLHHDPSRRPQLDAVRADLDDHRRPVPRPRRKDAGLSAERRERLLRDGVEHLLATLRPEGRRLWPTANFGSTTDPCAVQHGAAGPIALLTRLADCHPAARDGLRTAADWLERTLPAEPTLLPGLYFGRSGTAWALHDAARALDDPAMADRALDLAALIPLRSPNPDVCHGTAGAGLAQLHLWQATGDRTFLARAETCADHLAGAVQEDRDGRLRWQIPADFDSALAGLAHHGFAHGTAGIGAFLLATARATRRSDLRGLAVRAGDTLLAAADHDGDAAWWGSGETVGGDTRMPNWCSGSSGVGTFLIRLWAATGETRFRTAAEAAGAAVLRSRWQTSPAACHGLAGNGQFLLDLAQLLHDPRYLHHAAELAGCLDARHAVRDGRRLIPDESVVDVVADYQTGTAGALDFLHRLQHGGPRPWMPEPGTASATAAAPRPC from the coding sequence GTGTCGGGAGGACAGGCGGTCGCCGAACGCGAAGGCACGGCAGCGGACTCGACGCCGCAGGCGCCGGAGGCGCTGGAGGCGGCGCTGCGCACGGTGATGGAACGTCAGGGCGCGGCCGGCTGGGAGCTGCGCGCCGAGGAGTTCTGGACCAGGCTGCTGCCGCCCGACCACCGCCCCCGCACCCAGGGCTGGAAGCTGCACGTCTCCGCCACCCCGGCCTCCGCGCCGCAGGTGCTCGCCGCGGCGGCCGGCCGACTCCTGGCGCTGGGCTGCGCGTTCAAGTACGCCGGCACCCTGGAGCGGGCCGAGGCGCTGGTATCCGGCCGCTACGACCGGGCCGGGGCGGGCAAGTTCCTCACCGCCTACCCCGACGACGACGCGCACGCCCTGCGGGTCGCCGAAGCCCTCGACCGGGCCACCGACGGCCTGGCCGGGCAGCGGATCCTCTCCGACCGGCCGTACCGCCCCGGCAGCCTGGTCCACTACCGCTACGGCGCGTTCCGCGGCCGGCGGGTGCTCGGCAACGACGGCAGCTACGAGATCCGGCTCATCGGGCCCGACGGCAGCACCGTCCGCGACGAGCGCCGCCCCGCGTACACGCCGCCCGCCTGGGTCAGCTGCCCGTTCCCCGAGCCGCCCGCCGCCCGGGTGACGCCGCCCGGCCGCCGGGAGCCGGAACGGGTGCTGCTGGCCGGCCGGTTCGAGGTCCGCGGTGCGATCCGGCACGCCAACAAGGGCGGCGTGTACCGGGCCGTCGACCGCGACAGCGGCGCGCCGGTGATCCTCAAGCAGGCCCGCCGGCACACCGCCGCCCACCCCAACGGGGAGGACGCCCGGGACGCGCTGCGGCACGAGGCCGCCGCCCTGGACCGGCTGCTCGGCGTCACCGGCGTGCCCCGCAAACTCGCCCTGTTCGAGCACGGCGGCGACGTGTTCCTGGCGCAGAGCACCGTCCCCGGCATCGCCCTGCGCCGCTGGACCGAGCAGCAGCTCACCGGCCCGGCCGGCCTCACCGGCCTGCCGATCCCCCAGGTGCTGGCCGTCGCCCGGGAGATCACCGACCTGGTGGCCGCCGCACACGCCCGCGGACTGGTGCTGCGCGACCTCACGCCCAACAACCTGATGATCGACACCGACGGCCGGATCGGCCTGGTCGACCTCGAACTCGCCACCCGCCCCGGCACGCCCGTCCACCGCGCCGGCACCCCCGGCTACGCCGCACCCGAGCAGATGGCCGCCGAACGCCGGTCCGCCGCACCCGAGTCGACGGCCGACCTGTACAGCCTCGGCGCGGTGCTGTACCACCTCGCCACCGGCGCCGACCCGGTGTTCGCCGAGGACGAGCCGCCCGCCCGCACCCTCACCCAGCGGCTCGCCGACCTGCTCGCCACCGCGGGCGTCCGCAACCCCGCCGCCCGCCGGCTCGAACCGCTGATCCTCGCCCTGCTGCACCACGACCCGTCCCGGCGCCCGCAGTTGGACGCCGTCCGGGCCGACCTCGACGACCACCGCCGGCCCGTGCCGCGCCCCCGCCGCAAGGACGCCGGGCTGAGCGCCGAACGCCGCGAGCGCCTGCTCCGCGACGGCGTCGAGCACCTGCTCGCCACCCTCCGGCCGGAAGGCCGACGCCTGTGGCCCACCGCCAACTTCGGCTCCACCACCGACCCGTGCGCCGTCCAGCACGGCGCCGCAGGACCGATCGCCCTGCTCACCCGCCTGGCCGACTGCCACCCCGCCGCCCGCGACGGACTGCGCACCGCCGCCGACTGGCTGGAACGCACCCTGCCCGCCGAGCCCACGCTGCTCCCCGGCCTCTACTTCGGCCGCTCCGGCACCGCCTGGGCCCTGCACGACGCCGCCCGCGCCCTCGACGACCCGGCGATGGCCGACCGCGCCCTCGACCTGGCCGCCCTGATCCCGCTGCGCAGCCCCAACCCCGACGTCTGCCACGGCACCGCCGGAGCCGGACTCGCCCAACTCCACCTCTGGCAGGCCACCGGCGACCGCACCTTCCTGGCCCGCGCCGAAACCTGCGCCGACCACCTCGCCGGCGCCGTCCAGGAGGACCGCGACGGCAGGCTGCGCTGGCAGATCCCCGCCGACTTCGACTCCGCCCTCGCCGGACTCGCCCACCACGGCTTCGCGCACGGCACCGCCGGCATCGGCGCGTTCCTGCTCGCCACCGCCCGGGCCACCCGCCGCAGCGACCTGCGCGGCCTCGCCGTCCGGGCCGGTGACACCCTGCTCGCCGCCGCCGACCACGACGGCGACGCCGCCTGGTGGGGCAGCGGCGAGACCGTCGGCGGCGACACCCGGATGCCCAACTGGTGCAGCGGCTCCTCCGGCGTCGGCACCTTCCTGATCCGGCTCTGGGCCGCCACCGGCGAGACCCGGTTCCGCACCGCCGCCGAAGCCGCCGGAGCCGCCGTGCTGCGCTCCCGCTGGCAGACCTCGCCCGCCGCCTGCCACGGCCTGGCCGGCAACGGGCAGTTCCTCCTCGACCTCGCCCAACTCCTGCACGATCCACGGTACTTGCACCACGCGGCGGAACTCGCCGGCTGCCTGGACGCCCGGCACGCCGTCCGCGACGGCCGCCGCCTGATCCCCGACGAGAGCGTGGTCGACGTCGTCGCCGACTACCAGACCGGCACCGCCGGAGCCCTCGACTTCCTGCACCGCCTCCAGCACGGCGGCCCCCGCCCCTGGATGCCCGAGCCCGGCACCGCGAGCGCCACCGCGGCCGCCCCGAGGCCCTGTTGA
- a CDS encoding LuxR C-terminal-related transcriptional regulator: protein MPETVSGLPFVGRRAELSALRAALRRPSVRAAVLTGPPGVGKSRTGEEFLLANERARHRCWRIRATEAASAVPLLALAPLLPAEHSDDPVELFREVSRRMGERGGPRPVVLVDDIHLLDQTSLSLLALLAEQAGLFLAATLPAGTALPEALRTWWRQDALHHLTLDPLDPADGARLLEAALGGPVATPARAAFASAGGGNPLLLRELLRSAVSSGALRELGGVWCLDGSLDRLAVDGLLPDALRELPRELRTVLELLALCGPVGLDDAQSYAGLDGLAELEELGLVTVGTERRRTRIALAQPWHAPLLRARTTLVRARSLLLAQAARVRAHGARRESDELDLARWELEATGTSCPDLLVRAAEQALRADDVPTMCRLARAALQHGPNVAAGLMLGEALGQQGEFTEAVAVLRDAFAAARTEGEVEAAAVTLAQSLCFGLERVDEARAVLTEAAHRIGDRPALTGCQAVLLAAAGRAAEARLAFAGRLPCRGSTEPDDVPDGRGADTSGREDRGEDRGAGGTADPAGQGGVLTLQARLRIELATGRVADAVESGRDAYVTHRRLAERSAVYYPVRNLYLLAVALLEAGRLDEAEAAAREGQQAMLHTPVPALTAWFPWALGRIALDRGRPATALGHFREARAQARLRRQSFAAARALAGAVLAAAHLGQVAPEAVELTAPAGPDAPIRGWDTVRAQAWVTLCAGNLPTATALLRSAAGHALADGEVTAAVAMLDDLVRWGVLEDSDALAAAAARMQGPYAAARARLALACAAGRAEEIESAAARLADLGVELRAAEGFASAAHAWQAAGHRARATRAAQRAQDLGALCEAAATPGLTPLTGADPLSSREREIALMAARGRTSREIAAECVLSTRTVDNHLARIYRKLGIANRTELSAILFPAASS, encoded by the coding sequence ATGCCCGAAACCGTGTCGGGCCTGCCTTTTGTCGGCCGCCGGGCCGAACTGTCCGCGCTGCGGGCCGCGTTGCGGCGCCCGTCGGTGCGGGCGGCGGTGCTGACCGGCCCGCCCGGCGTCGGCAAGAGCCGCACCGGCGAGGAGTTCCTGCTCGCGAACGAGCGGGCCCGGCACCGATGTTGGAGAATCCGCGCGACCGAGGCGGCTTCCGCGGTGCCGCTGCTCGCGCTCGCCCCGCTGCTGCCCGCCGAGCACTCCGACGACCCGGTCGAGCTGTTCCGCGAGGTCAGCCGCCGGATGGGCGAGCGGGGCGGGCCGCGCCCGGTGGTCCTGGTGGACGACATCCACCTGCTCGACCAGACCTCGCTCTCCCTGCTGGCGCTGCTGGCCGAGCAGGCCGGTCTGTTCCTCGCCGCCACCCTGCCCGCCGGGACGGCCCTGCCCGAGGCGCTGCGCACCTGGTGGCGGCAGGACGCCCTGCACCACCTCACGCTGGACCCGCTGGACCCGGCCGACGGCGCGCGCCTGCTGGAGGCCGCGCTCGGCGGTCCGGTGGCCACGCCCGCCCGCGCCGCGTTCGCCTCGGCGGGCGGCGGGAACCCGCTACTGCTGCGCGAGCTGCTCCGCTCGGCGGTGTCCTCGGGAGCGCTGCGCGAACTCGGCGGGGTCTGGTGCCTGGACGGCTCGCTGGACCGGCTCGCGGTCGACGGCCTGCTGCCGGACGCCCTGCGCGAGCTGCCGCGCGAGCTGCGCACCGTCCTCGAACTCCTGGCCCTGTGCGGGCCGGTGGGCCTGGACGACGCCCAGTCGTACGCGGGGCTGGACGGGCTCGCCGAACTGGAGGAGCTCGGGCTGGTCACCGTCGGCACCGAGCGCCGCCGGACCAGGATCGCGCTCGCCCAGCCCTGGCACGCGCCGCTGCTGCGGGCCCGCACCACGCTGGTCCGGGCCCGGTCGCTGCTGCTCGCCCAGGCGGCCCGGGTCCGGGCCCACGGCGCCCGCCGCGAGAGCGACGAACTCGACCTGGCCCGATGGGAGTTGGAGGCCACCGGGACGTCCTGCCCGGACCTCCTGGTGCGGGCCGCGGAGCAGGCGCTGCGGGCCGACGACGTGCCCACCATGTGCCGCCTCGCCCGGGCCGCCCTGCAGCACGGGCCGAACGTGGCCGCCGGCCTGATGCTCGGTGAAGCCCTCGGCCAGCAGGGCGAGTTCACCGAGGCGGTGGCGGTCCTGCGGGACGCCTTCGCGGCCGCCCGCACCGAGGGCGAGGTGGAGGCCGCGGCCGTCACGCTCGCCCAGAGCCTCTGCTTCGGCCTCGAACGCGTCGACGAGGCCCGGGCCGTGCTCACCGAGGCCGCCCACCGGATCGGCGACCGCCCGGCGCTGACCGGCTGCCAGGCCGTGCTGCTCGCCGCCGCCGGACGGGCCGCCGAGGCCCGGCTCGCCTTCGCCGGCCGGCTCCCGTGCCGCGGGTCGACCGAGCCCGACGACGTCCCGGACGGCCGGGGGGCCGACACTTCGGGCCGGGAGGACCGCGGGGAGGACCGCGGGGCGGGCGGGACGGCGGATCCGGCCGGCCAGGGCGGCGTGCTGACGCTCCAGGCCCGGCTGCGGATCGAACTCGCCACCGGGCGGGTCGCGGACGCGGTCGAGAGCGGACGCGACGCGTACGTCACGCACCGCCGACTGGCGGAGCGTTCGGCCGTGTACTACCCCGTCCGCAACCTGTACCTGCTCGCGGTGGCGCTGCTGGAGGCCGGCCGGCTCGACGAGGCGGAGGCCGCCGCCCGGGAGGGGCAGCAGGCGATGCTGCACACGCCGGTGCCGGCGCTGACCGCCTGGTTCCCGTGGGCGCTGGGCCGGATCGCGCTGGACCGCGGGCGGCCCGCCACGGCGCTCGGGCACTTCCGGGAGGCGCGGGCGCAGGCCCGGCTGCGGCGCCAGTCCTTCGCCGCGGCCCGGGCGCTCGCCGGGGCGGTGCTGGCCGCCGCGCACCTCGGCCAGGTGGCGCCGGAGGCGGTCGAGTTGACTGCTCCCGCCGGACCGGACGCGCCGATCCGCGGCTGGGACACCGTCCGCGCCCAGGCGTGGGTCACGCTGTGCGCGGGCAACCTGCCGACCGCGACGGCGCTGCTCCGCTCGGCCGCGGGGCACGCCCTGGCGGACGGCGAGGTGACGGCGGCGGTGGCGATGCTGGACGACCTGGTGCGCTGGGGCGTGCTGGAGGACTCCGACGCGCTGGCCGCGGCGGCGGCCCGGATGCAGGGCCCGTACGCGGCGGCGCGAGCCCGGCTGGCGCTCGCCTGCGCGGCCGGGCGGGCCGAGGAGATCGAATCCGCCGCTGCCCGACTGGCCGACCTGGGAGTCGAGTTGCGCGCCGCCGAGGGGTTCGCGTCGGCCGCGCACGCCTGGCAGGCCGCGGGCCACCGGGCGCGGGCGACCCGCGCCGCACAGCGCGCCCAGGACCTGGGCGCGCTGTGCGAGGCGGCGGCCACCCCGGGCCTGACCCCGCTGACCGGGGCCGACCCGCTGAGCAGCCGGGAGCGGGAGATCGCCCTGATGGCGGCGCGCGGCCGGACCAGCCGGGAGATCGCCGCCGAGTGCGTGCTCTCCACCCGCACGGTCGACAACCACCTCGCCCGGATCTACCGCAAGCTCGGCATCGCCAATCGCACCGAGCTGTCCGCCATCCTGTTCCCGGCCGCCTCCTCCTGA